The following coding sequences lie in one Pelecanus crispus isolate bPelCri1 chromosome 9, bPelCri1.pri, whole genome shotgun sequence genomic window:
- the BOK gene encoding bcl-2-related ovarian killer protein isoform X2 → MEVLRRSSVFAAEVMEVFDRSPTDKELVSQAKALCRDYINSRLIRAGVSWSKPEYNAPVPGGKLAEVSTILLRLGDELEYIRPNVYRNIARQLNISLHSETVVTDAFLAVAAQIFTAGITWGKVVSLYAVAAGLAVDCVRHAQPAMVHTIVDCLGEFVRKTLVTWLKRRGGWTSQNAW, encoded by the exons ATGGAAGTGCTACGCCGTTCCTCAGTCTTTGCTGCAGAGGTGATGGAGGTTTTTGACAGGTCTCCCACTGACAAGGAGCTTGTGTCCCAAGCCAAGGCTCTCTGCAGAGACTACATAAATTCAAGGCTAATTCGAGCAGGTGTCAGTTGGAGCAAACCTGAGTACAATGCACCAGTGCCTGGTGGTAAGCTGGCCGAGGTATCCACCATACTGCTGCGACTAG GGGATGAGCTGGAATACATTCGCCCCAACGTCTACCGGAATATTGCCCGACAATTGAACATCTCGCTGCACTCGGAAACAGTGGTGACAGACGCCTTCCTGGCAGTAGCTGCGCAGATTTTCACTGCAG GCATAACGTGGGGCAAGGTGGTGTCTCTCTATGCTgtggcagctgggctggcagtGGACTGCGTGCGGCATGCACAGCCAGCCATGGTTCACACCATCGTAGACTGCCTGGGAGAGTTTGTCCGCAAGACCTTGGTGACATGGCTgaaaaggagaggaggctgg